From Microcystis aeruginosa NIES-2549, a single genomic window includes:
- a CDS encoding IS630 family transposase → MDLLEKKTYGYRERDEEARKEFLQKIRGYAPERFVYIDEAGIDNTIDYPYGYCHKSERFEALKLGHCSERVSVISGWWRGSTIAPMVFEGYCNTELVCEWIEQLLLPELLPGQIIIIDNASFHPKERIKKLLAKAGCEVLFLPAYSPDLNKIEKFWARLKNYVSQIINDSENLVDAVSKAFRHLS, encoded by the coding sequence TTGGATTTACTAGAAAAAAAAACTTATGGCTACAGAGAAAGAGATGAAGAAGCCCGAAAAGAGTTTCTCCAAAAAATCAGAGGTTATGCCCCGGAAAGATTTGTCTATATTGATGAAGCTGGAATAGATAACACCATCGATTACCCTTATGGATATTGTCACAAATCAGAAAGATTTGAGGCTTTAAAGTTAGGTCACTGTAGCGAACGAGTTAGTGTGATCAGCGGTTGGTGGCGTGGTTCCACTATCGCGCCAATGGTGTTTGAGGGGTACTGTAATACGGAGTTGGTGTGTGAGTGGATAGAACAATTGCTATTACCCGAACTACTACCCGGTCAAATTATCATCATTGATAACGCCAGTTTTCATCCCAAAGAGAGAATCAAAAAATTGTTAGCTAAAGCGGGATGTGAAGTGCTATTTTTACCCGCCTATTCTCCAGATCTCAACAAAATTGAAAAGTTCTGGGCTAGATTGAAAAACTATGTTAGTCAGATTATCAATGATAGTGAAAACCTTGTGGATGCTGTGAGTAAAGCCTTCAGGCATCTGTCCTAA
- a CDS encoding IS630 transposase-related protein, translating into MSAVERGEKKSHVCRTLNISRNTLDIWLKRKKQTGTVAAKTNYRRGPKPQIDDLEAFQKFAEQYGHLTQEKMAQKWANPVSRMRIGQALKRIGFTRKKNLWLQRKR; encoded by the coding sequence GTGAGTGCCGTAGAGCGAGGGGAGAAAAAAAGCCATGTCTGTCGCACCCTCAATATTAGTCGTAATACATTAGACATCTGGCTGAAACGGAAGAAACAAACTGGGACGGTGGCCGCTAAAACTAACTATCGTCGAGGGCCGAAGCCCCAAATTGACGATTTAGAAGCCTTTCAAAAGTTTGCCGAACAATATGGGCATTTGACCCAAGAAAAAATGGCGCAAAAATGGGCTAACCCAGTCAGTAGGATGAGAATTGGTCAAGCCCTCAAAAGAATTGGATTTACTAGAAAAAAAAACTTATGGCTACAGAGAAAGAGATGA
- a CDS encoding tyrosine-type recombinase/integrase, which translates to MRYRDTTGVSKEVYRDLLAVPDRSTLKGKRDYAILRLLWDNALRRGEIESADIKDLDTEGRTLAIFGKGRGQQKETVSLSRPTLDALVDWLRERRELDIRQPLFIALDRCSRGHRLTGSAIHKLVAKIAAAAGVNKKMSPHRVRHSGITAALDATGGDVRRVQKLSRHADLNTLMIYDDNRKNVQGEISDLLAGLV; encoded by the coding sequence GTGCGTTACCGGGACACCACCGGGGTAAGCAAGGAAGTGTACCGCGACCTGTTGGCCGTTCCCGACCGCTCAACTCTCAAGGGGAAACGGGACTACGCCATCCTGCGATTGCTCTGGGATAACGCCCTCCGGCGGGGGGAGATCGAGAGTGCGGATATTAAGGATCTCGATACTGAGGGTCGAACGTTGGCCATCTTCGGTAAGGGTCGGGGTCAACAGAAAGAAACCGTCAGTCTGTCGCGTCCGACCCTCGATGCGCTTGTGGATTGGTTACGGGAGCGGCGGGAACTCGATATCCGTCAACCTCTTTTTATCGCCCTCGATCGCTGTAGTCGCGGTCATCGACTGACCGGCTCGGCGATCCATAAATTGGTGGCGAAAATCGCCGCTGCGGCCGGGGTGAACAAGAAAATGTCGCCCCACCGGGTGCGTCATTCGGGAATAACCGCCGCTCTCGATGCGACGGGCGGTGACGTGCGGCGGGTGCAGAAATTGAGCCGTCACGCCGATCTCAATACTTTAATGATCTACGATGACAACCGCAAAAACGTGCAGGGGGAAATCTCCGACCTGTTAGCGGGGTTGGTCTGA
- a CDS encoding YlcI/YnfO family protein encodes MVMEKEAVTIRFPSELMRQAKRLKSGKESFNELVVEAVEREVRRRKARLSSRYHPAITGTSAANCPLLASSEYQVRPLAVLAPQQQPTVWNESVAEAGGRTPDHRIVRETVGKYRDKGKANVFEVGEVVGILAKDNPRLKGKNNCWAIVTAVHPRSCDLRLHDGAIDLVKIEYLKELGYTEGDCQTVRRLCERKALATRDRLSRLREREDLEDAALAFLGILGKLQRPYLSALEEEMLTMLEKYYGVVTD; translated from the coding sequence ATGGTTATGGAAAAGGAAGCGGTGACGATCCGATTCCCGTCTGAGTTGATGCGGCAGGCCAAGCGGCTCAAGTCCGGGAAAGAATCGTTTAACGAGCTAGTAGTGGAAGCCGTGGAGCGAGAGGTGAGGCGGCGTAAAGCCCGCTTAAGCTCACGATACCATCCAGCGATTACGGGAACAAGTGCCGCTAACTGCCCGCTCCTAGCATCGAGCGAGTATCAGGTGCGCCCCCTGGCCGTCCTTGCCCCGCAACAACAACCCACCGTCTGGAATGAGTCCGTAGCGGAAGCTGGGGGCAGAACACCCGACCACCGAATCGTTCGCGAGACGGTGGGTAAATACCGGGACAAAGGGAAAGCGAATGTTTTCGAGGTGGGGGAAGTGGTCGGTATCCTTGCCAAAGATAACCCGCGCCTGAAAGGGAAAAACAACTGTTGGGCGATCGTTACTGCCGTTCACCCGCGCTCCTGCGACCTGCGACTTCACGATGGGGCGATCGATCTGGTTAAAATCGAGTACCTCAAGGAGTTGGGCTACACCGAAGGGGACTGTCAGACGGTGCGGCGGTTGTGCGAACGCAAAGCGCTCGCTACGCGAGATCGATTGTCGAGACTGAGGGAACGCGAGGACTTGGAAGATGCCGCCCTTGCTTTCTTAGGAATCTTGGGGAAATTACAGCGACCTTACCTGAGTGCGTTAGAAGAGGAAATGCTGACCATGCTAGAGAAGTATTACGGGGTAGTGACCGATTAA